The Sphingobacteriaceae bacterium genome has a window encoding:
- the infA gene encoding translation initiation factor IF-1, producing MAKRDVIEVEGTVVEPLPNGMFRVELENGHRILAHASGKIRMHFIRILPGDRVTLELSPYDLTRGRITYRHRS from the coding sequence GTGGCAAAGCGGGATGTGATTGAGGTTGAGGGTACCGTGGTGGAGCCGCTGCCCAACGGCATGTTCCGAGTGGAATTGGAAAACGGGCACCGCATTTTGGCTCACGCCTCGGGCAAGATTCGTATGCATTTCATCCGTATCCTGCCCGGTGACCGGGTCACCCTCGAACTGTCGCCTTACGATTTGACCCGAGGCCGGATTACATACCGGCATCGCAGTTGA
- the rpsK gene encoding 30S ribosomal protein S11 — protein MSRQQPRRRRGTRARKRERKNVEKGIAHIKSTFNNTLVTITDLQGNTLAWGSAGTQGFKGSKKGTPFAAQMAAEAAGREAMEHGMREVEVWVKGPGSGREAAIRSLQGVGLEVTVIKDVTPVPHNGCRPPKRRRV, from the coding sequence ATGTCTCGACAGCAGCCGCGGCGTCGCCGTGGTACCAGAGCCCGTAAACGGGAACGGAAAAATGTAGAGAAGGGCATTGCCCATATCAAGTCCACCTTCAACAATACTTTGGTGACCATTACCGACCTCCAGGGCAACACGCTGGCTTGGGGCTCGGCCGGCACCCAAGGCTTCAAGGGGTCCAAGAAGGGCACCCCCTTCGCCGCCCAGATGGCGGCCGAGGCGGCAGGCCGTGAGGCTATGGAGCACGGCATGCGGGAAGTGGAAGTTTGGGTGAAGGGTCCGGGTTCGGGACGGGAAGCTGCCATCCGCTCCCTCCAGGGGGTGGGGCTGGAAGTGACCGTCATTAAGGATGTTACCCCGGTTCCCCACAACGGCTGCCGTCCGCCCAAGCGTCGGCGCGTATGA
- the rpsM gene encoding 30S ribosomal protein S13: protein MARIAGVDLPREKRVEVGLTYIFGIGRSRARQLLERTGINKDTRVKDLTEEEVNRLREIIDREYKVEGELRQEVQMNIKRLMEIGSYRGLRHRRGLPVRGQRTKTNARTRKGPRRTVGAKRRR from the coding sequence TTGGCCCGTATAGCCGGCGTGGATCTGCCACGGGAAAAGCGCGTGGAGGTCGGCCTTACGTACATTTTTGGCATCGGGCGCTCCAGGGCCCGTCAACTGCTGGAACGCACGGGAATCAACAAGGACACCCGGGTCAAGGATTTGACGGAAGAAGAAGTGAACCGCCTGCGGGAAATCATCGACCGGGAGTACAAGGTCGAAGGCGAACTGCGACAAGAAGTTCAGATGAACATCAAGCGGCTGATGGAAATCGGCTCCTATCGGGGTCTCCGGCATCGCCGCGGCCTGCCCGTGCGGGGACAGCGGACCAAGACCAATGCCCGGACGCGGAAGGGGCCCCGGCGTACTGTCGGCGCCAAGCGCCGCCGCTGA
- a CDS encoding DNA-directed RNA polymerase subunit alpha — MLEMEKPVIEVAEISEDGRYGRFVVEPLERGYGTTLGNSLRRVLLSSLPGAAVTSVRIDGVLHEFSTLPGVVEDSTEIILNLKGLSLRVHGDGEKVLRLNVTGPGEVRAQDIEASDEVEIVNPDLYICTLDEDGQLSIEMTVGQGRGYVPAERNKRLDDPIGVIPVDSIFTPVRRVNFRVEDTRVGKVTDYDRLTLEVWTNGSIKPDEAVSLAARILVEHLNLFIGLTDEVADVEIMAEKEEDERNRLLEMSIEELDLSVRSFNCLKRAGINSIGELVEKTPEEMLKVRNLGRKSLDEVEQKLALLGLSLKESEQ, encoded by the coding sequence ATGCTGGAAATGGAAAAGCCCGTGATCGAGGTTGCTGAAATCTCCGAAGATGGCCGCTACGGTCGTTTTGTGGTGGAGCCGTTGGAGCGGGGCTACGGCACGACCCTGGGCAACTCCCTGCGCCGGGTGCTGCTATCTTCTTTGCCCGGGGCTGCTGTCACTTCGGTGCGGATCGACGGCGTGCTGCACGAGTTCTCAACCTTGCCGGGGGTGGTTGAGGACTCCACGGAGATCATTTTGAACCTGAAAGGGTTGAGCCTCCGGGTCCACGGCGACGGGGAGAAGGTGCTCCGGCTGAACGTGACGGGTCCCGGCGAGGTGCGGGCCCAGGACATCGAAGCCAGCGACGAGGTGGAGATCGTCAACCCCGACCTGTACATCTGCACCTTGGACGAGGATGGTCAACTCTCCATTGAGATGACCGTCGGCCAGGGCCGGGGCTACGTGCCCGCCGAGCGGAACAAGCGCCTGGACGATCCCATCGGCGTCATTCCCGTGGACTCCATTTTCACCCCGGTGCGGCGGGTCAACTTCCGGGTGGAGGACACCCGGGTTGGCAAGGTGACCGACTACGACCGGCTGACCTTGGAAGTGTGGACCAACGGGTCCATCAAGCCCGACGAGGCCGTCAGCCTGGCCGCCCGCATTTTGGTGGAGCACTTGAACCTGTTCATCGGCCTGACCGATGAGGTGGCCGATGTGGAGATCATGGCGGAGAAGGAAGAGGACGAGCGCAACCGTCTCCTGGAGATGAGCATCGAAGAGCTGGATCTGTCGGTGCGCTCCTTCAACTGCCTGAAGCGGGCGGGGATCAACTCCATCGGCGAACTGGTGGAGAAGACGCCCGAGGAGATGCTCAAGGTGCGCAACCTGGGGCGCAAGTCCCTGGACGAAGTGGAGCAGAAACTGGCCCTCCTGGGCTTGTCCTTGAAGGAATCGGAGCAGTAA
- a CDS encoding adenylate kinase — MRVVFLGPPGGGKGTQAERLAANHQVPHIATGDIFRQAIKEGTPMGRQAKEYVESGRYVPDEIVVGLVRERLEQDDAAAGFVLDGFPRTEPQARALDEMLAAAGIGLDAVILLEVDDDAIVARALGRRVCEVCGRTYHLEFDPPPSPETCECGGRLIQRADDQEDTVRKRLAVYREQTEPVIGYYRDKGILTSVVGVGTIPEVAQRVESAVAQAKGG; from the coding sequence ATGCGCGTTGTGTTCTTGGGCCCTCCCGGCGGGGGCAAAGGTACTCAGGCGGAGCGGCTGGCAGCCAATCACCAGGTGCCCCATATCGCTACCGGGGACATCTTCCGCCAGGCCATCAAGGAAGGCACCCCCATGGGGCGCCAGGCCAAGGAGTACGTGGAAAGCGGCCGCTATGTTCCCGACGAGATTGTCGTAGGCCTGGTCCGGGAGCGCCTGGAGCAGGACGATGCCGCCGCGGGGTTTGTGCTGGACGGGTTCCCCCGGACGGAGCCCCAGGCCAGGGCCTTGGATGAGATGCTGGCGGCGGCGGGCATCGGGCTGGACGCGGTGATCCTCCTGGAGGTGGATGACGACGCCATCGTGGCCCGGGCCCTGGGCCGCAGGGTTTGCGAGGTTTGCGGGCGGACGTACCACCTGGAATTCGACCCGCCCCCGTCCCCCGAAACTTGCGAGTGCGGCGGCCGGCTCATCCAGCGGGCCGACGACCAGGAGGATACGGTGCGCAAGCGCCTGGCGGTTTACCGGGAGCAGACGGAGCCGGTCATCGGCTACTACCGGGACAAGGGCATTCTCACCAGCGTGGTGGGGGTGGGCACCATTCCTGAAGTAGCCCAGCGGGTGGAGTCCGCCGTAGCCCAGGCCAAGGGCGGATAA